A genomic stretch from Seriola aureovittata isolate HTS-2021-v1 ecotype China chromosome 13, ASM2101889v1, whole genome shotgun sequence includes:
- the wdr89 gene encoding WD repeat-containing protein 89: MECLDEKLKGLSIARRSRPEEPTYLLHVALQPTSLLAVSCSNFTIHLHNKDTLNLVGEYQGHSGPLCGVTFAHSSPDLLYSGSADGTVRGWDVRRPGTESVQMFKSDPSHSYCSFDLSCSDTLLCAGTEQVNDEDSFLVFWDVRKPGGGLLGVYSESHSDDITQVCFHPRDKDRLASGSTDGLVNVFDLSRGAEEEALLATCNSDSSAGSVCWSGADYTQLLCLSHDEGLHLWDLGQLDTDEPLTIFSTSDARSLTPLADGGGVDYLVGGRWLEEAQKLLVVGGKNSGDLHLMECDDKGLRLLRNLEGGHSSTVRCFLWDATGEALVTGGEDAQLLLWKPGGEELTTGKRESMKSQSALRLKSRPHKKHGYQRQKKAT, encoded by the coding sequence ATGGAGTGTTTGGACGAGAAGCTCAAAGGTCTGTCCATCGCTCGGCGGTCTCGTCCTGAGGAACCCACCTACCTGCTGCACGTCGCCCTGCAGCCGACCAGCCTGCTGGCAGTGTCCTGCTCCAACTTCACCATCCACCTGCACAACAAGGACACTCTGAACCTGGTGGGAGAGTATCAGGGCCACAGCGGGCCTCTTTGTGGGGTTACATTTGCCCACAGCTCCCCTGACCTCCTCTACTCTGGTTCGGCTGATGGGACGGTCCGGGGCTGGGATGTCCGCCGGCCCGGGACAGAGTCGGTTCAGATGTTTAAAAGTGACCCGTCGCACAGCTACTGCAGCTTTGACCTCAGCTGCAGCGACACGCTCCTGTGTGCAGGCACTGAGCAGGTAAACGACGAGGACAGCTTTCTGGTTTTCTGGGACGTAAGAAAACCAGGTGGTGGACTTCTAGGGGTGTACTCTGAGTCAcacagtgatgacatcacacaggtGTGCTTCCACCCTCGAGACAAAGACCGCCTGGCGTCTGGCTCCACAGACGGCCTTGTTAATGTGTTTGACCTGAGCCGGGGAGCGGAGGAGGAGGCGCTGCTTGCCACCTGTAACAGCGACTCCTCCGCTGGCTCAGTCTGCTGGTCCGGAGCAGACTACACCCAGCTTCTGTGCCTCAGCCACGACGAGGGGTTACACCTGTGGGACCTGGGCCAGCTGGACACAGACGAGCCTCTCACCATCTTCAGCACCTCCGACGCTCGCAGCCTGACTCCGCTGGCTGACGGAGGAGGCGTGGATTACCTGGTGGGAGGGAGGTGGCTGGAAGAGGCCCAGAAGCTGCTGGTGGTCGGAGGGAAGAACAGCGGGGATCTCCACCTGATGGAGTGTGATGACAAGGGGCTCCGTCTGCTCAGGAACTTGGAGGGCGGCCACTCCTCCACGGTGCGCTGCTTCCTGTGGGACGCAACGGGGGAGGCGCTGGTCACAGGGGGAGAAGACGCTCAGCTGTTGCTGTGGAAACCAGGAGGGGAGGAGCTCACAACGGGTAAAAGGGAGTCCATGAAGAGCCAATCAGCTTTGAGACTCAAATCCAGACCACATAAAAAACATGGCTACCAGAGGCAGAAGAAGGCAACGTAA